Proteins encoded in a region of the Clostridiisalibacter paucivorans DSM 22131 genome:
- the dxs gene encoding 1-deoxy-D-xylulose-5-phosphate synthase, which produces MSKILDKIHSLNDVKNLSIRQINALTKEIRTFLIENVSKTGGHLASNLGVVEMTLALHKVFNSPKDKIIWDVGHQSYVHKIITGRKDKFNTLRQYKGISGFPKRSESDHDIFETGHSSTSISAGLGMALARDIKGEKHEVISVIGDGAMTAGMAFEALNQAGDTRTKLIVVLNDNEMSISKNVGGLSHYLDRIRTAPTYFKMKEDVESLLNSIPAIGKKVFKTAEKAKDSLKYFLVPGIVFEEIGFKYLGPVDGHNISELIGAYNRAKSVKGPVIIHVVTRKGKGYLPAEKDPDQYHSASPFAIDTGKPLNKSTGYKYSNVFGDVLTEMAEEDDKIVAITAAMPSGTGLNKFKSKYSSRFFDVGIAEQHGVTLAAGLANAGLRPYYAVYSTFLQRGFDQVLHDVCIQNLPVTFAIDRAGLVGNDGETHHGVFDFSYLTPIPNITIMAPKDKVEFINMIRYSSKVEGPVALRYPRGYCWENNDLKAVPIEYGKGEILSKGDNIAIIAVGKMVEIAYEVINRFKEEGQDLTLVNGRFIKPLDEEMILQMAKEHRILITVEDNVISGGFGSGINDLIIKNNCKCEVSNLGIPDVFIEHGDTDILFEKYGLDVQGIYNFIKSKL; this is translated from the coding sequence TTGAGTAAAATATTAGACAAAATTCATTCATTGAATGATGTCAAAAATCTTAGCATAAGACAAATAAATGCTTTGACAAAAGAAATTAGAACATTTTTAATAGAAAATGTTTCAAAAACTGGAGGACATTTAGCGTCTAATCTTGGAGTTGTTGAGATGACATTGGCTTTGCATAAAGTTTTTAATAGTCCAAAGGATAAAATAATATGGGATGTGGGTCATCAGTCATATGTTCATAAAATTATTACGGGGAGAAAAGATAAATTCAATACGCTAAGACAGTATAAAGGTATAAGTGGGTTTCCTAAAAGAAGTGAGAGTGACCATGATATTTTTGAGACAGGTCATAGTTCCACATCTATTTCAGCAGGTCTAGGCATGGCATTAGCTAGAGATATAAAAGGAGAAAAGCATGAAGTTATATCAGTTATAGGAGATGGTGCTATGACAGCTGGTATGGCTTTTGAAGCCCTAAATCAAGCTGGAGATACTAGAACTAAGTTGATAGTAGTTTTAAATGATAATGAAATGTCAATTTCTAAAAATGTTGGAGGCCTTTCACATTATTTAGATCGTATAAGAACTGCCCCTACATATTTTAAGATGAAAGAAGATGTGGAGAGTTTATTAAATAGCATACCCGCCATAGGTAAAAAAGTGTTTAAGACAGCAGAAAAGGCAAAAGATAGTCTTAAATATTTTTTAGTTCCAGGTATAGTTTTTGAGGAAATTGGGTTTAAATATTTAGGACCAGTAGATGGTCATAACATATCTGAATTAATAGGAGCTTATAATAGAGCTAAATCTGTAAAAGGTCCTGTAATAATACATGTGGTTACTAGAAAAGGTAAAGGATATCTTCCTGCAGAAAAAGATCCTGATCAGTACCATAGTGCTTCCCCATTTGCTATAGATACTGGAAAACCTCTAAATAAATCTACAGGATATAAATATTCTAATGTTTTCGGTGATGTATTGACTGAAATGGCAGAAGAAGATGATAAAATAGTTGCTATAACTGCTGCTATGCCATCTGGCACAGGTTTAAATAAATTTAAATCTAAATATTCAAGTAGATTTTTTGATGTAGGTATAGCAGAACAGCATGGAGTAACATTGGCTGCTGGATTAGCTAATGCAGGACTGAGGCCATATTATGCAGTTTATTCTACATTTTTACAAAGAGGATTTGATCAAGTATTACATGATGTTTGTATACAGAATTTACCTGTAACCTTTGCTATTGATAGAGCTGGGCTAGTGGGAAATGATGGAGAGACACATCATGGTGTGTTTGATTTTTCTTATTTGACACCTATACCAAATATTACAATAATGGCACCTAAAGATAAAGTAGAATTTATAAATATGATAAGATACTCATCAAAAGTAGAAGGCCCTGTAGCACTAAGATATCCTAGAGGATATTGTTGGGAAAATAATGATCTAAAAGCAGTTCCTATTGAATATGGTAAAGGAGAGATTTTAAGTAAAGGAGATAATATTGCCATTATAGCAGTGGGAAAAATGGTAGAGATTGCTTACGAAGTAATAAATAGATTTAAAGAAGAGGGACAAGATTTAACCCTTGTTAATGGGAGATTTATTAAACCTTTAGATGAAGAGATGATACTACAAATGGCTAAAGAGCATAGAATATTGATAACCGTAGAAGATAATGTTATTAGTGGAGGGTTTGGAAGTGGTATAAATGATTTAATTATAAAAAATAATTGTAAATGTGAAGTATCAAATTTAGGAATTCCAGACGTATTTATTGAGCATGGAGATACAGATATCTTATTTGAAAAATATGGATTAGATGTTCAAGGCATTTATAATTTTATAAAATCAAAACTTTAA
- the spoIVB gene encoding SpoIVB peptidase, whose product MTNINKFIKRFFLFMVIILIFIYSIQFYNIYKYPQQISIFKGNERKINVIFPITANISQTEFDDLALENIEVSNYSRIMKSFNFRALEKGSSKIQFKLFGLIPIRNIEVNVYNRQLLIPGGQSIGVKLNTKGVLVVALSEIEDLNGEKHNPSLDAGLQVGDIIVKANDIEVKNSQHLIDIINHSNGDIKLKVKRKNKNFVTSIKPIKNIQDKYLRIGVWVRDKTAGIGTLTFVDPQSNKFGALGHGITDIDTRQLLPVGKGEIIKAKVSSIEQGKKGEPGEIRGIFFDSDSMIGKIHSNTEFGIYGITMDDFLSKEKAMPVAMQNEIKEGEAFILTTIDGYRIEKYKVEIIKKEHQNNPEPKGMIIKITDNRLIKSTGGIVQGMSGSPIIQDGKLVGAITHVFVNDPTRGYGLYIEWMLEKAGLQPLDEEEFAEVN is encoded by the coding sequence TTGACAAATATCAATAAATTTATTAAAAGATTTTTTTTATTCATGGTAATAATATTAATATTTATATATTCTATACAATTCTATAATATATATAAATATCCTCAACAAATAAGTATATTTAAAGGTAATGAAAGAAAAATCAATGTAATTTTTCCTATAACGGCAAATATTTCTCAAACTGAATTTGATGATTTAGCTCTAGAAAATATTGAGGTTTCTAATTATTCAAGAATAATGAAATCTTTTAATTTTCGTGCATTAGAAAAGGGAAGCTCTAAAATTCAATTTAAACTTTTTGGACTAATCCCTATAAGAAATATTGAAGTTAATGTATACAACAGACAGTTGCTTATACCTGGAGGTCAATCAATAGGAGTAAAATTAAATACTAAAGGTGTGCTAGTAGTTGCTTTATCTGAAATAGAAGATTTAAATGGAGAAAAACATAATCCATCATTGGATGCAGGATTACAAGTAGGAGATATTATAGTTAAAGCCAATGATATTGAAGTTAAAAATTCTCAACATTTGATAGACATAATAAACCATTCCAATGGAGATATAAAATTAAAAGTAAAAAGGAAAAATAAAAATTTTGTCACTTCTATAAAACCCATAAAGAATATTCAGGATAAATATTTAAGGATAGGAGTGTGGGTGAGAGATAAGACAGCAGGAATAGGAACTTTAACCTTTGTAGATCCTCAATCAAATAAATTTGGTGCATTAGGCCATGGAATAACAGATATAGATACTAGACAGCTATTGCCAGTAGGTAAGGGTGAAATAATAAAAGCTAAAGTATCATCTATTGAACAAGGAAAAAAAGGTGAGCCCGGAGAAATAAGGGGTATTTTTTTTGACTCAGACAGTATGATAGGAAAGATACATTCAAATACTGAATTTGGAATATATGGTATAACAATGGATGATTTTCTATCTAAGGAAAAAGCTATGCCAGTAGCTATGCAAAATGAAATTAAGGAAGGAGAAGCATTTATATTAACCACTATAGATGGATATAGAATAGAAAAATATAAAGTTGAAATTATTAAAAAAGAACATCAAAATAATCCAGAGCCCAAGGGAATGATAATAAAAATAACTGACAACAGATTAATTAAAAGCACTGGTGGTATAGTACAGGGAATGAGTGGTAGCCCTATAATACAAGATGGTAAATTAGTAGGTGCTATAACACATGTTTTTGTTAATGACCCAACTCGAGGATATGGTTTATATATAGAATGGATGCTAGAAAAAGCTGGATTACAACCATTAGATGAAGAAGAATTTGCTGAAGTAAATTAA
- the nusB gene encoding transcription antitermination factor NusB — MGRKLARESAMKLIFQLELTNDFSNEAVDVFIDNNGFDQGERAYIIDVVNIVRENKEEIDCKIEAHSSGWKINRLAKVDLSILRIALYELFYREDIPIKVSINEALEMSKKYSGDESTKFINGILGTIVRECPNNEE, encoded by the coding sequence ATGGGTAGAAAACTTGCTAGAGAGTCAGCAATGAAACTTATTTTTCAGTTAGAATTAACTAATGATTTTTCAAATGAAGCTGTAGATGTTTTTATAGATAATAATGGATTTGATCAAGGAGAAAGAGCATATATAATCGATGTAGTTAATATAGTTCGTGAAAATAAAGAAGAAATAGATTGCAAGATAGAGGCGCATTCCTCTGGGTGGAAGATAAACAGGTTGGCTAAAGTTGATTTGTCCATACTTAGAATAGCATTATATGAGCTTTTTTATAGAGAAGATATACCAATAAAGGTCTCTATAAATGAGGCATTAGAAATGAGCAAAAAATATAGTGGAGATGAATCTACTAAATTTATTAATGGTATATTAGGTACAATAGTGAGAGAGTGTCCAAATAATGAAGAATAG
- a CDS encoding TlyA family RNA methyltransferase: MKSKKKRADVLLVEKGLIDSREKAKKYIMAGLVFIDTERVDKPGSKLDVDSNIIVKGNPIPFVSRGGLKLQKALEVFPIDLKDKVALDIGASTGGFTDCMLQQGAKKVYAIDVGYGQLAWKIRNDDRVVVMERTNIRYVTEKDLEELANFVSIDVSFISLKLVLPVVLNLTKEKVDIIALIKPQFEAGKERVGKKGVIRDIKVHEDVIFEIYQFCKSVGLIFKGLTYSPVKGAEGNIEYLVHLKKGKEHEDDKDLCLIKDIVDMSHKDLK; encoded by the coding sequence ATGAAATCTAAAAAAAAAAGAGCGGATGTATTATTAGTTGAAAAAGGATTAATAGATAGTAGAGAAAAAGCCAAAAAATATATAATGGCTGGATTAGTATTTATAGATACTGAAAGAGTTGATAAACCTGGTTCAAAGCTAGATGTAGATAGTAATATAATAGTAAAGGGAAATCCTATTCCTTTTGTAAGTAGAGGTGGTCTAAAGTTACAAAAGGCATTGGAGGTATTTCCTATAGATTTAAAGGACAAGGTCGCATTAGATATAGGGGCATCGACTGGTGGTTTTACTGACTGTATGCTTCAACAAGGAGCAAAGAAAGTATATGCTATTGATGTAGGGTATGGACAATTAGCATGGAAGATTAGAAATGATGACAGAGTAGTTGTTATGGAAAGAACAAATATAAGATACGTGACTGAAAAAGATCTTGAAGAATTAGCTAATTTTGTGTCTATAGATGTTTCATTTATATCTTTAAAGCTAGTCTTACCAGTAGTATTAAATCTAACTAAAGAAAAAGTGGATATAATAGCATTGATAAAGCCTCAATTTGAAGCTGGCAAAGAGAGGGTCGGGAAAAAAGGAGTAATTAGAGATATTAAAGTACATGAAGATGTAATATTTGAAATATATCAATTTTGTAAGTCGGTAGGATTAATATTTAAAGGGCTAACTTACTCTCCAGTAAAAGGTGCAGAAGGAAATATTGAGTATTTAGTGCATTTAAAAAAGGGAAAAGAGCATGAAGATGATAAGGATTTATGTTTGATAAAAGATATTGTTGATATGTCCCACAAAGATTTGAAATAA
- the recN gene encoding DNA repair protein RecN has product MLLEINIKNFAIIDKIKISFFKGFNVLTGETGAGKSIIIDAVNLILGERAGKDFIRNGKEKSIIEGLFHIENVKLIEDILLEYGIEMEPDNNILLTREIFASGRSISRINGRTVTLNMLKNLTSNMIDIHGQHEHQSLLSWEKHIDFLDAMGKEPLISLKEQVLKEYNKLVDTKKKLKSVVKDDMEIERKKDLLKFQLAEIDSANLKENEEKDILNEYKVLSNSEDIMKSIGIINQGLNNMEYDRPSVIDMLRDMVFTMKKISSYDDKLKDYYDSMSSVLYELEDIGREIRSYSENISYDEERLKELSDRIDIINKLKRKYGKTIKDILEYRDFMYKELKLINNSEEEIEILKRKISYQEELLEKLSKNLTEERKKISVIFENKITNELKELNMSNVTFKVKFDKFDYYTKKGIDRIEFLISTNPGEPLKPLTKIVSGGEMSRIMLAFKSILAEIDHIPCLIFDEIDSGISGRTSQIVGEKISDISKSHQVLCITHLPQIAAMADAHYLIEKVVNKNMTKTVIKSLSYDERIEELSRLLGGVDLTKKTKEHAKEMIEMSNKFKKKGHV; this is encoded by the coding sequence ATGCTCCTTGAAATTAACATTAAAAACTTTGCTATAATTGATAAAATAAAGATTTCTTTTTTTAAAGGCTTTAATGTTTTAACTGGTGAAACTGGAGCGGGAAAGTCTATTATAATAGATGCTGTAAATCTTATTCTTGGGGAAAGAGCAGGAAAAGATTTTATCAGAAATGGCAAGGAAAAATCAATAATAGAAGGTTTGTTTCATATTGAGAATGTTAAATTAATAGAAGATATATTGTTGGAATATGGTATAGAGATGGAACCAGATAATAATATACTATTGACTCGAGAGATATTTGCTTCTGGAAGAAGTATTTCTAGAATAAATGGGAGAACTGTTACACTTAATATGTTAAAAAATCTTACTAGTAATATGATTGATATTCATGGACAGCATGAACATCAATCCCTTTTGTCGTGGGAAAAACATATAGATTTTCTAGATGCAATGGGAAAAGAACCTTTAATTAGTTTAAAAGAACAAGTTTTGAAGGAATATAATAAACTTGTAGATACAAAAAAGAAGTTAAAATCTGTAGTTAAAGATGATATGGAAATTGAAAGAAAGAAAGATCTGCTTAAATTTCAATTAGCAGAAATTGATAGTGCTAATCTTAAAGAAAATGAAGAAAAGGATATCTTAAATGAATATAAAGTTTTGTCCAACAGTGAAGATATTATGAAATCCATAGGGATTATAAATCAAGGATTAAATAATATGGAATATGATAGACCTTCAGTTATAGATATGTTACGAGATATGGTATTCACTATGAAGAAGATATCTAGTTATGATGACAAACTTAAGGATTATTATGATTCTATGTCCTCTGTGCTATATGAATTAGAAGACATTGGCAGAGAAATAAGATCATATTCTGAGAATATTAGTTATGATGAAGAAAGATTAAAAGAATTGTCTGATAGAATAGATATTATAAATAAACTAAAAAGAAAGTATGGAAAAACGATTAAAGATATTTTAGAGTATAGAGACTTTATGTATAAAGAATTGAAATTGATAAATAATAGCGAAGAAGAGATAGAGATATTGAAAAGAAAAATTTCATATCAAGAAGAACTTTTGGAAAAGCTGAGTAAAAATCTTACTGAAGAGAGAAAAAAAATAAGTGTAATTTTTGAAAATAAAATTACGAATGAATTAAAAGAGTTAAACATGAGTAATGTAACTTTTAAAGTAAAATTTGATAAGTTTGATTATTATACAAAAAAAGGTATAGATAGAATAGAATTTTTAATTTCAACAAATCCTGGAGAACCATTAAAACCATTAACTAAAATCGTTTCTGGTGGTGAGATGTCTAGAATTATGTTAGCTTTTAAAAGTATTTTGGCTGAGATAGATCACATACCGTGTCTTATATTTGATGAAATTGATTCAGGAATAAGTGGTAGAACTTCTCAAATAGTTGGTGAAAAAATATCAGATATTTCTAAATCGCATCAAGTTTTATGCATAACCCATTTACCACAAATAGCTGCAATGGCCGATGCACATTATTTAATTGAAAAAGTTGTAAATAAAAATATGACTAAAACAGTTATAAAATCACTTAGCTATGATGAAAGGATAGAAGAGTTATCAAGACTATTGGGAGGGGTAGACTTAACTAAAAAGACAAAGGAACATGCTAAAGAAATGATTGAAATGTCAAATAAGTTTAAGAAAAAGGGACATGTTTAG
- a CDS encoding Asp23/Gls24 family envelope stress response protein: MTSEVNNDNKEYGQIKIADDVVGVIAGLAATEIDGVVGMSGGLTGGISEIIGRKNLSKGVKVEVGDKEASIDLYIIVEYGVKIPEVAWKIQENVKNAVENMTGLNTIEVNIHIQGVNIQKEQKDEEGEDIHKLK, translated from the coding sequence TTGACAAGTGAGGTTAATAATGATAATAAAGAATATGGTCAAATAAAGATAGCTGATGATGTTGTAGGAGTTATTGCGGGATTAGCTGCTACTGAAATAGATGGCGTAGTTGGAATGAGTGGTGGATTGACTGGTGGTATATCGGAGATTATAGGTAGAAAAAATTTATCTAAGGGTGTTAAGGTAGAAGTTGGAGACAAGGAAGCTTCAATAGATCTATATATTATTGTAGAATATGGAGTTAAGATACCTGAAGTTGCTTGGAAAATACAAGAGAATGTAAAAAATGCAGTGGAGAACATGACAGGTTTAAATACAATTGAGGTAAATATCCATATTCAAGGTGTAAATATTCAGAAGGAACAGAAAGATGAAGAAGGAGAAGATATACATAAATTAAAATAG
- a CDS encoding polyprenyl synthetase family protein yields MNFKEELYNYKEIVEEELHRILPKGSSLQDKVFEAMEYSIFAGGKRLRPILTLKTCELVGGDIKAAKSFAAALEMIHTYSLIHDDLPAMDDDNYRRGKLTNHKVFGEGIAILAGDGLLNYAYETMINHTLNNINESDKYIKAFCEIAKAAGVYGMIGGQVVDILHEKKSIDENTLNYIHMHKTSALIEASIISGALIGGATETELEQLRAYGKAIGLCFQIRDDILDKIGDKSKLGKDIGSDEGKEKATYLSFYGIEGSIGKTKELSNEAINIMNKFENRNKEFFINLAEYLLVRED; encoded by the coding sequence ATGAATTTTAAAGAAGAATTATATAATTACAAAGAAATTGTAGAAGAAGAATTACATAGGATATTGCCTAAAGGCAGTTCTCTTCAAGACAAAGTATTTGAGGCTATGGAATATAGTATATTTGCAGGTGGGAAAAGGTTAAGACCGATTCTTACTTTAAAGACATGTGAATTAGTTGGTGGAGATATTAAAGCAGCAAAATCTTTTGCTGCTGCATTGGAGATGATACATACTTATTCTTTGATACATGATGATTTGCCTGCAATGGATGATGACAATTATAGAAGAGGTAAGTTAACCAATCATAAAGTCTTTGGAGAAGGTATAGCCATATTAGCTGGAGATGGGCTTTTGAATTATGCCTATGAAACAATGATAAATCATACATTAAATAATATAAATGAATCTGATAAGTATATAAAAGCATTTTGTGAAATAGCTAAAGCAGCAGGAGTTTATGGAATGATTGGAGGGCAAGTAGTAGATATACTTCATGAAAAAAAATCTATTGATGAAAATACATTAAACTATATCCATATGCATAAAACTTCTGCATTGATTGAAGCATCAATAATTTCTGGTGCATTAATTGGAGGAGCTACAGAAACAGAATTGGAACAATTGAGAGCTTATGGGAAAGCAATAGGATTATGTTTTCAGATAAGGGATGATATTTTAGATAAAATAGGAGATAAATCTAAGCTTGGTAAGGATATAGGAAGTGATGAAGGGAAAGAAAAGGCTACATATTTGAGTTTTTATGGTATCGAAGGCTCTATTGGAAAGACTAAAGAACTTAGTAATGAAGCTATAAATATAATGAATAAATTTGAAAATAGGAATAAGGAATTTTTCATAAATTTGGCAGAATATCTTTTGGTAAGAGAGGATTAA
- the xseA gene encoding exodeoxyribonuclease VII large subunit: MEIKPLKIKEVNEYIRRMFATDPILYNISVEGEISNFKHHYSGHMYFTLKDDESKLNCVMFNGDNKDLDINLENGMHIVASGYISVYKRDGNYQLYVKDVRKKGIGELYKAYEKLKKTLEREGLFEQESKKELPLLPSQIGVVTSATGAAIRDIINVVTRRFPTMNIIIYPVLVQGKKAHEEICKGLKYFDEREDIDLVIVGRGGGSLEELWAFNEEDVARTIYNMSIPVVSAVGHETDFTISDFVADLRAPTPSAAGEISVPVIDQIKEKLDNLLFGLINTQRDYIKNKKNVLEYIRVSRIFTEYKDLINQNRQILDSLYKDLDYNLNTLIKEKNSMINNIDARLKNLDPKGILSRGYIQSLDENGHHIHSIQGLTKDQILNLAFKDGHVKVKIIDINGKG; the protein is encoded by the coding sequence ATGGAAATAAAGCCATTAAAGATAAAAGAGGTAAATGAATATATACGAAGAATGTTTGCTACAGATCCAATACTTTATAACATTTCAGTAGAAGGAGAGATATCTAATTTTAAGCATCACTATAGTGGACATATGTATTTTACTCTAAAAGATGATGAAAGTAAACTCAATTGTGTAATGTTTAATGGTGACAATAAAGATTTGGATATTAATTTAGAAAATGGCATGCATATAGTTGCATCAGGATATATATCAGTATATAAAAGGGATGGAAATTATCAGCTCTATGTAAAAGATGTAAGAAAAAAGGGAATAGGTGAATTATATAAGGCTTATGAAAAATTGAAGAAGACCCTTGAACGAGAAGGTTTGTTTGAACAAGAATCTAAAAAAGAACTACCTTTATTACCAAGTCAGATAGGGGTAGTAACTTCTGCAACAGGTGCTGCTATAAGAGATATTATAAATGTAGTAACTAGAAGATTTCCTACTATGAATATCATAATTTATCCAGTGCTAGTACAGGGGAAAAAGGCCCACGAAGAAATATGTAAGGGGTTAAAGTACTTTGATGAAAGAGAAGATATAGATTTAGTTATTGTTGGTAGAGGAGGAGGGTCGTTAGAAGAACTTTGGGCTTTTAATGAGGAAGATGTTGCTCGAACTATATATAACATGAGTATACCTGTTGTGTCAGCAGTTGGTCATGAAACTGATTTTACTATTTCTGATTTTGTGGCGGATTTAAGGGCTCCTACACCTTCTGCTGCTGGAGAGATTTCTGTACCAGTTATAGATCAGATAAAGGAAAAATTAGATAATCTATTGTTTGGATTGATAAATACTCAACGGGATTATATTAAAAATAAGAAAAATGTATTAGAATATATAAGAGTAAGTAGAATTTTTACAGAGTATAAAGATTTAATCAATCAAAACAGACAAATATTAGATAGTTTGTATAAAGATTTAGATTATAACCTAAATACTTTGATTAAAGAAAAAAATTCTATGATAAATAATATTGATGCAAGACTGAAAAATCTTGACCCTAAAGGGATATTATCTAGAGGGTATATACAATCTTTAGATGAAAATGGACATCATATACATAGTATTCAAGGATTGACAAAGGATCAAATATTGAATTTGGCATTTAAAGATGGACATGTTAAAGTAAAGATTATAGATATAAATGGAAAAGGGTGA
- the folD gene encoding bifunctional methylenetetrahydrofolate dehydrogenase/methenyltetrahydrofolate cyclohydrolase FolD: MDYRLLDGKKVSNETKEKIAKEAKRLTDDYGVRPGLAVVLVGNDPASQLYVNMKEKACKKANFYSKLIQLDERTSQDDVIDVIEDLNKNDNIHGILLQLPLPNGMNEKFVNSKISPEKDVDGFHAINAGNLFLGDKGFIPCTPKGILRLIKYYDIEIEGKDVVVIGRSNIVGKPAGLLLLNENATVTICHSKTRNISEYTKKADILISAVGRPHLIKKDMVKLGAIVVDAGTSKVDGKLYGDVDFENVKNNASWITPVPGGVGPMTIAMLLENTLEAYKKKWK; the protein is encoded by the coding sequence ATGGATTATAGGTTACTAGATGGCAAAAAAGTTTCTAATGAAACAAAAGAAAAAATTGCGAAAGAAGCAAAACGATTAACAGATGATTATGGAGTAAGACCTGGGCTTGCTGTTGTTTTAGTTGGAAATGATCCAGCATCTCAATTATATGTTAATATGAAAGAAAAGGCGTGTAAAAAAGCTAATTTTTATTCAAAATTGATTCAGCTGGATGAAAGAACTTCCCAAGATGATGTAATAGATGTTATTGAGGATTTAAATAAAAATGATAATATACATGGAATTTTGCTGCAATTACCTTTACCTAATGGAATGAATGAGAAATTTGTAAACTCTAAGATATCCCCTGAAAAAGATGTTGATGGCTTTCATGCTATAAATGCAGGGAATCTTTTTCTGGGAGACAAAGGATTTATACCTTGTACACCTAAAGGTATTCTTAGGCTTATAAAGTATTATGATATAGAAATAGAAGGAAAGGATGTAGTGGTAATAGGAAGAAGTAATATAGTGGGTAAACCGGCAGGGTTATTGCTATTAAATGAAAATGCTACTGTTACTATATGTCATTCTAAGACTAGAAATATTTCGGAGTATACTAAAAAAGCAGATATTTTAATATCGGCAGTGGGAAGACCCCATTTGATTAAAAAAGATATGGTTAAATTAGGTGCAATTGTAGTTGATGCTGGGACTAGTAAAGTAGATGGTAAATTATATGGAGATGTTGACTTTGAAAATGTAAAGAACAATGCTTCATGGATAACTCCTGTGCCTGGTGGGGTTGGACCTATGACTATAGCTATGCTACTAGAAAATACATTGGAGGCATATAAGAAAAAATGGAAATAA
- a CDS encoding arginine repressor, producing MRKYARQSKILKLIEEYEIETQEELAAHLKRLGIDVTQATVSRDIKELRLVKVLSKTGKYKYAVIGQNQDGITERLINIFKNSIVSIDIAGHMLVLKTIPGAANIAGSAVDALGIEEIIGCIAGDDTVFVAVSNQNKINDIMQIFYKLLE from the coding sequence ATGAGAAAATATGCAAGGCAGAGTAAAATATTGAAATTGATAGAAGAATATGAAATAGAGACTCAAGAGGAATTAGCAGCCCATTTGAAAAGACTTGGTATAGATGTCACTCAAGCTACAGTATCAAGAGATATTAAGGAATTGAGATTAGTAAAGGTGCTTTCTAAAACTGGAAAATATAAATATGCAGTTATAGGTCAAAATCAAGACGGTATAACAGAAAGATTAATAAATATATTTAAAAATTCTATTGTTTCTATAGATATTGCAGGTCATATGCTTGTCTTGAAGACTATACCAGGTGCTGCTAATATAGCCGGTTCTGCTGTAGATGCCCTTGGAATTGAGGAGATAATAGGATGTATAGCTGGAGATGATACTGTATTTGTTGCAGTTAGCAATCAAAATAAAATTAACGATATAATGCAAATTTTTTATAAATTATTGGAGTAA
- the xseB gene encoding exodeoxyribonuclease VII small subunit yields MKEHLNMENLSFEEAVEEIEKIILNLERGEIPLNESIDKFEKGIELYKYCNNLLNRYEGKIKKIVEDIDGDVIEENFEF; encoded by the coding sequence ATGAAAGAACATTTAAATATGGAGAATTTATCTTTCGAAGAGGCTGTTGAAGAGATTGAAAAAATCATATTGAACTTAGAAAGGGGAGAAATCCCCTTGAATGAGTCTATAGATAAATTTGAAAAAGGCATAGAATTGTATAAATATTGCAACAATTTGCTTAATAGATATGAAGGTAAAATAAAAAAGATAGTTGAAGATATAGATGGAGATGTTATTGAAGAAAATTTTGAATTTTAA